From Cyanobacteriota bacterium, the proteins below share one genomic window:
- a CDS encoding site-specific DNA-methyltransferase, translated as MMSQPTYGPHNPHPLSTLRTELVWEGKYDEYGQRREVDIAGCAMPMQKIESIDEPRRAAAATGQLELFEQQNPRVDDFRNRLIWGDNKLVMASLLQEFKGKVDLIYIDPPFDVGADFSMSVAIGDEQEAIEKEQSTLEMVAYRDIWGKGTDSFLQMIYERLVLARELLNDKGLIFVHI; from the coding sequence ATGATGTCTCAACCCACCTACGGCCCCCACAACCCGCACCCGCTCTCGACGCTACGCACAGAATTGGTGTGGGAGGGCAAGTATGACGAGTATGGGCAACGGCGCGAGGTGGATATTGCCGGGTGTGCGATGCCGATGCAGAAGATTGAGAGCATTGATGAACCGCGACGGGCAGCGGCGGCGACGGGGCAGTTGGAGTTGTTTGAGCAGCAGAATCCCCGTGTGGATGACTTTAGAAATCGGCTGATCTGGGGCGACAACAAGCTGGTGATGGCATCGCTGTTGCAAGAGTTTAAGGGCAAGGTCGATCTGATTTATATCGACCCGCCGTTTGATGTGGGTGCGGATTTTTCGATGAGTGTGGCGATCGGGGATGAGCAGGAAGCAATCGAAAAAGAGCAGTCAACTTTAGAAATGGTTGCGTATCGAGATATTTGGGGGAAAGGAACTGATTCTTTTCTGCAAATGATCTATGAACGACTTGTTCTTGCTAGAGAATTACTGAACGATAAAGGCTTAATTTTCGTTCATATTG
- a CDS encoding DUF29 domain-containing protein, producing MAPQVKAEPASLYDTDYQLWLNETAAQLRARDFSNLDLENLIEEIESLGKSDKREISSYLMRLCEHFLKLRYWESERENCFRGWKLEVASCRLQVQAILKDSPSLKNHLRENFRLEYRNGRKLFLNASELDVRLIPEEPEFTLEQALDEDWLPWQPDSSS from the coding sequence ATGGCACCTCAAGTTAAAGCTGAACCAGCGTCACTATACGACACAGACTACCAACTTTGGTTGAATGAGACTGCTGCTCAATTAAGGGCACGAGACTTCAGTAACCTTGACTTAGAAAATTTAATTGAGGAGATTGAGAGCCTGGGAAAAAGTGATAAACGAGAAATTTCTAGCTATTTGATGCGATTATGTGAACATTTTCTTAAGCTGCGGTATTGGGAATCCGAACGAGAAAATTGTTTTCGAGGTTGGAAGCTTGAGGTTGCTAGCTGCCGCTTACAAGTTCAAGCCATACTCAAAGACAGCCCTAGCTTAAAAAACCACCTTCGGGAGAACTTTAGGCTGGAATATCGCAATGGCAGAAAACTGTTCCTCAATGCGAGTGAGTTGGATGTTCGTTTGATTCCTGAAGAGCCTGAATTTACCTTGGAACAGGCTTTAGATGAAGATTGGCTTCCCTGGCAACCCGACTCAAGTTCGTAG